The following nucleotide sequence is from uncultured Draconibacterium sp..
CGTTGTTGTGTTTTCAAAATGGATTTTGCTTCACCATCAAACGGGGCATCAAGTGTAAACAGCTCGTCTCTGAAATCAACTTCAACAGCCGGGTCGCCACCATCAAGTGGTTGTACATAATAAATACTTGCCGGTTTATCGGCACGCCATCTCAGGCCGCGTATTTCTTTTGTTGTTGACATAAAACCTTTTGGCCGAACTTCCTCAAGTGGCACATCGCGTACTACTTTAATCAGGTTCCCAGCTTTGTCGTAAATTGTTGTTTTAGAGGGGAAACGACTGTAGGTAACAAGATACGAGAAAGGCAGGTCAAGATTAGAGATCATCACGTATTCTCCGTCAGGCGAAAAACTCATGCCTGTATACATAGCAGTTTCTTTCCATTCCGATGTGTTACCGTCAAGATCTACAGTGTAAATTGTTGACTTTGCCAATTGCTGAAAATTTAATTCGTCGGCTTTATCTTTTAGCAAATCCTGGTAAGTTCGGTTTTGTGCTTTTTGTCCGTCGCTAACCGATACTTTCGGACCGGTTGGTACAGCAGTTGCTTTGTCAATCAATGGTTTTTTGTCGGCCGGAAGCATTTTTACAAGAAGCTGGTTGTTGTCTTCGAACCACTCGAACGCAGAACCGATATTTGCGTTTAGTTTTGCATCGGTAAGTTTTTTACAAGTGGCCTTTTCAATATCCAGTACCCATAATTCAACACCCTCGTCAACGGTATTGGTAAAAGCCATTTTGCTCTGGTCTGGCGACCAGGTAAAATTAGCCAGTCGCTCTGTTGCGGGCACATTGCTCACCTCAATCTCGTTTGGTTCGCCAACTTTCATCAACGAAATATTGGTGTAGTAACGGGTTCGGCTACCAATGTTGGTAACCGGATTAATACGTAGACCGGCTAGTCGCAGTTCTGGTTCCGATAGTTCAGCAATACTTTTAAACTGGTTTCGGTGCAGCAAAACGATATTTTCATTTTTGGCATCGAAAACTGCCGAAGGAACTGCCGGCGCATCAATTAATTCCAGAATTTCTTTGGGTGGTTTTTGGTACTCGATATCCACCTGGGCGGCAGCACCAAAATACATCAGGAAAGCAATGCAGAACGTAGTGAGTTTTTTCAATAATTTCATCATGTTTTTTTCGAATGTTTGTATTAGACTTATAAATAATATTTTGAGTTTTTTGAACTTCGATAAAAATCATCGTTCGAATAATAAATAATGCAAAATTCTATTAAATGTTCACAAGTCTTTTTTGATGATTTGCAGAATAAGAATAGTTGGTATAAAATTGGTTTGATAGCGCAAGATAGTAATTTCTAATTATCTTTGTTCGTATGCAAAAAAACGATTCTGAGAAACCATTGATTTTGGTGACCAACGATGATGGAATTCATGCAAAAGGTTTGCGTGAACTGGTGGAGGTAATGCAGTTTTTTGGTGATGTGGTTGTTATTTCTTCGGAAGTTTCCATGTCGGGGAAAGCCTGTGGAATTACAGTTGATCAGCCGCTGCGTGCTGTGCCTGTTGAAAAAATACACGGAGTACCAACTTTTAAATGTAACGGCACACCGGTTGATAGTGTAAAATTGAGTTTTAACAGCTTGTTCGAGCGCACACCCGATTATGTGGTGTCGGGAATTAACCACGGATCCAATGCATCGATTAGTGTAATTTACAGCGGAACAATGGGAGCCGCTATTGAAGGAGGCCTTCATGGTGTGCCCTCAATTGGTTTTTCGTTGGACGATTACAGTTCCGAAGCCGATTTTTCAAAAGCCAAATTGGTTGTGGCCCGTGTTTTTCAGAGTGTTATTGAGAATGGGATTCCGGCCTTTACCTGTTTAAATGTGAATATTCCGAAGGGAAAGCCCGAGGGTATAAAAGTTTGCCGCCAGGCACACGGAAAGTGGATGGAAGAGTTTGAAAAACGAACCGATCCGCACGGAAGAGAATATCACTGGCTTTCAGGATATTTTCAGAATTTGGATGAAGAAACTGAAGACACCGATATTTTTGCGTTAGAAAATAATTTTGCCACAGTGGTTCCCGTTCGGGTTGATATGACTTGCTACGAAACCAAAGAGCAAATTAAGTCGTGGAAATTTTAATATGCCCAGAAATAAAAAAAATAAATACGATAAAGTTGGAGTAGGAGTTTTAACCGGACTTTTTTTACCAATTGTTATTTTTTTTATGGTTTATCTGGTTGGTGAGAATGACATGTCGTTTTTGGATTACGCTGCCGGAATGTGGCGAATGCAGGCACTGGTAAAAATTGGCAGTTTGTGCGTATTTACCAATGTAGCTGCATTTTGGTTTTTTTTACGTTTGAAGTACGAAAAAGCTGCACGCGGTGTTTTGGGAGTCACAATTCTATATGCTTTTGTGGTGTTAATTTCACTATCAATTTAATATGCGATACTACATTATAGCGGGCGAAGCATCGGGCGATTTGCATGGCTCAAACCTGATGAAAGAACTGAAAGCCGCCGATAAAAAAGCCGGATTTCGTTTTTTTGGCGGCGATAAAATGCAAGCTGTTGGTGGCGAGTTGGTTAAACATTACCGCGAAATGGCGTTTATGGGTTTTGTGAATGTAATTCTGAATATCAGAACCATAAAACGCAACATGGAGTTTTGCAAAAAAGATTTAATCAACTACAAACCCGATGTACTGATTTTAATTGATTACCCCGGATTCAACCTGCGAATTGCAGAATTTGCCAAACTAAACAACATAAGAGTTTACTATTACATTTCGCCAAAATTGTGGGCGTGGAAAGAATACCGTGTTAAAAAAGTGCGGGCTTTTGTTGACGAACTATTTACCATTTTTCCGTTTGAAACCGAGTTTTATAAAAAGCACGGTATTGATGTAAATTATGTGGGAAATCCGCTTTTTGACTCAATAAAAGAATTTGAAAAGACAGCGCAATCATCTGCCGATTTTAAAGCCAACAATGGTTTGGATGAACGCCCGATAATTGCCTTGCTGGCCGGAAGTCGGGTGCAGGAAATAAAAGGTACACTTCCTGTAATGAAAAAGGCTGTTGAAGGGCGTGACGATTACCAGGTTGTGCTGGCCGGAGTGTCGTCGGTTGACAAAGCATTGTACGATGGAATATTGCAGGGTAGCAACATAAAAGTGCTGTACGAATCTACTTACGATTTGCTGAATAATGCGCATACAGCTTTGGTTGCATCAGGTACCGCGGCCTTGGAAACAGCTTTGTTTCATGTGCCACAAACTGTACTTTACAAAGTTGAAGGCGGCGTGTTGGTGCATTACATTATGGCCGCAGTTTTAAAGATTGACTGGGTGTCGCTGCCCAATATTATTCTGGGTAAAATGGCCGTAAAAGAGCTGCTTCAAAAAGATATGACCGTTAAGAAAGTAACAGCAGAACTGGATCGATTGCTCGCCGATGAAACATATCGCAGTAGGATTCTGTCCGATTACCAGGAAATGCAACAACTAATGGGAGAGCCGGGATGCTCTAAACGGGCAGCTGAAAAAATGGTTTCGTTACTGCAATGAAGAAATTGTTCTATTTAAATAAAAGATGGAGTTATGCCGCCGGATTTTTTCTTTTTAGCTTGGTGGCGTGTTTTCTATTAATGAGTCTCTTGTCAGCAAAATCACTCAGTCTGCCACATTCATATTTGTGGTCGATAGGAATACTTTTAGGGTTCGGTCTGTTGATTGCAGTTTTGGTAATTACATTGCAAACTCTGGTAAAAGAAGTTGAAGTTGACAAGGATTGTTTTATTCTTCATTTCTTTTTGTTCAATCAAAAAATGTATAGGTTTAATCAACTCAAGCAATATGCAACTGCCGTTTATGGAAATGGTCGTTACATTATGGCTCATTCCGTAATTTTAGAATTTGATGATGGGAGACGCTACCAGGTTGCCGACCCGATAATTGAAAATTACAAGCAGTTTTATGAATATATGAAGGAGAATAAATTTAATTGTTTTGGATATATTGGACAAAATAACTGGAGAAAGAAAAATAAACCGTTTTCGAAAAAATGGGTTGTTGAGCGCAACGAAAAAGATTTAATTAAAGCCATTGAGAAAAGGAAAGGTGTGATAATTTTGTACATCTATGGAATAATTGCACTTGCAATGAATTATGCGATGGTGCGTTATCTTATTTTCTAATTAAAAGCAACAGAAGTGTATAGCTTATTTAAAAAAGAAATAAAAACTTTCCTTGGATCGCTGATCGGTTACCTGGCCGTACTGGTTTTTTTATTGGTAACCGGTTTGTTTCTATGGATTTTTCCGGGCAATTACAATATTCCTGACAATAATTATGCAACGCTGCAGGGGCTTTTTACGCTGGCGCCGTGGCTGTACCTGTTTCTGGTACCTGCTATTACCATGCGAATGTTCGCCGACGAAAAACGCAGCGGAACCATCGAAATTCTGCTTACACGCCCACTTGCTGATTTCCAGTTGGTAATGGCCAAATTCCTGGCCGGATTGGTGCTTGTCGTTTTCTCGTTGTTACCCACTTTTCTTTATTTTATATCGGTTTATTGGTTGGGAAACCCTGTTGGAAGTATCGACACCGGTGCAACCTGGGGATCGTTTATGGGGCTGTTTTTCCTGGCAACTATTTATGTGGCCATTGGCATTTTTGCCTCGTCGCTAACTGATAACCAAATTGTTTCTTTCATTTTCGGAATGTCGCTGTCGTTTATTTTTTACCTCGGTTTCGAGTTTGTGGCATCGGCAGAAGTTCCGTATTTGCTGGAGCAACTTTTCTCGTGGCTGAGTATTAACGATCATTACCTTTCCATTTCGCGGGGTGTGGTCGATATGCGCGATATCCTCTATTTTATCGGAATGGCCTTTTTGTTTTTGTACGGCACCACCTTAATCTTACGAAAAGGCAAACTCCGAAAAACAAAGGCAAAAGTTCGTGCAGTAGTAATTCCGCTGGCCGTTTTACTGGTACTGGCTATTTCATCCAATTTTTTGTATCGTATCGATCTTACAGCCGAAAAACGTTATTCGCTTTCGGATGTGAGTAAACAAATGGTAAGCGGATTGGAAGCACCGGTGGAAGTGGAATTGTACTTGAGTGGTGAACTGGAAGCGGGATTGCGAAAAATACAAAACGAAGTACTGGAGAAAATTGCGGTACTGAATGCATACAGTTCGGCGCCGATTCGGGTGCGTATATTTAATCCGTACAGTATTGGGAATATCGAAAAGCAGGAAGAATTTATCGCCGACATCGTAAACAGAGGGGTGCCGCGAATTAATTTTGGGCATAAAACCGAGCAAGGTGTGAGTTCCCGTTTTATATTTCCCGGAGCAATAATTCGTTACCAAAACAAAGAGCTGGCGGTTAATTTTCTGAAAAATAATCCGTACACCAGTTACGAAAATAACTTTAATCACTCGGTAGAGACCATCGAGTTTGAGTTGGTAAATGCCTTTCATAAATTGATGCGAAAGAAGAAATCGGTACTAGCATTCTTACAGGGACACGATGAGGCGAATCAATACGAAGTGGCCGATATTGCGCGTGCACTTTCTGCCGATTTTGAAATTGACATGATGGAAGCTGCCGACCTGGAAGATTCGGACGTAGATATTTTGGTAATCGCCAATCCGAAAAAGGAATTCCCCGAAACTTCCAAAATTGCCATCGATCAGTACCTGATGAAAGGTGGCAAACTGATGTGGCTTGTTGATCCGGTGCAGGTGAGTTTAGATAGTTTGAGTAAAGGATTTCAAACGTATTCTTTTCCAAACGACATGAATTTGGGCGACCAGTTGTTTCGCTACGGTGTGCGTTTAAATTACGAATTGCTACAGGATGTAAACTGTATTCAGATTCGTGTAAACACGGCGGCACCGGGAAATCCGCCACGTTATACTTTACATCCGTGGTATTATTCGCCGCTGCTAACACCCAACGACAATAACCCGATAAGCCGAAACCTGAACTGGGTAAAAACCGAGTTTGTTTCGTCGCTAGATACCGTTTCTGCCAATTCAACCATTCAAAAAGAGGTGATTCTGAGTACATCGCCTTATGCCCGACGGATAAAAGCACCGTCGTCGGTAAGCCTAGGAAATATTAACAATCCGCCGGCTCGCGAGTTGTTCACGCAGTCGGATATTCCGGTTGGTGTTTTGTTGGAAGGTGTTTTTACTTCGAACTATAAAAACCGCATGGTGGAAAATTACGGTTATTCTTCGGCCGACATCATTACGGAAAGTCAGCCTACACAAATGATCGTGATTGCCGACGGTGGAATGATCACCAATAAAGTCAACTATTCTACCAATCCACCTAAAATTCAGGAACTTGGTTATGACGAAGTTTCGGGACAGGTTTTCGGAAATAAGGAATTTTTGATCAACGCTATTTCGTACCTCGATGATAAACAGGGAATTATGCAGTTGCGTGGGCGGTCGCTAAAATTACGGTTGCTCGATAAAGTAAAACTGCGCGAAGAAGCCGCTTTCTGGAAATGGCTGAATGTATTGCTGCCACTGCTTTTGATCATTGTTTTTGCACTGGTTTACAACCTTGTCCGTAAATACAAATACAACCGTTCATAAAATAGGGTAAAATCCCTTTTATCACGATAGGGATAATTCATGAAAGTTTGTATATTCGTATACTTAGATTGGTGTCAACCGAAGCACCGTTAAGTATGAAATCAAAAAAATAAATCGAAATAAATGAAGTTTGTAGTTTCAAGCACCGAATTACTGAGCCACCTTTCTGCAATTAGTAAGGTAATCAGCAGTAAAAGTACAATGCCAATTCTCGATAACTTCTTGTTTCAGTTAAGCGAAACAGAGTTAACTATAACAGCTTCCGATCTGGAGTCGACTTTAATTACCAGCCTCGAGTTGGATAATATTGAAGGAGAAGGAGCCGTTGCAGTTCCGGCAAAATTAATAACTGATACGCTAAAAGAATTTCCGGAGCAACCGCTGACATTTCAGATTGATGGTGATTCGTACCTTGTTGAAATTTATTCAGACAATGGTAAGTTCAGCATTATGGGCCAAAATGCCGAGGATTTCCCGGAGCAGCCACAGTTGGATGATGAAGGTGCATCGTCGATCGATGTTAGCCATGTTGTACTTCAAAAAGGTATTGAAAAAACTTTGTTTGCTACTGCCGACGACGAGTTACGTCCGGTAATGAATGGTATTTACGTGGAGTTGACTCCTGATTTTATGAGCTTTGTTGCTTCGGATGCGCACAAGCTGGTACGTTACCGTCGTTTGGATGCAAAAGCTGAATTCGAGTCATCGTTTATTTTGCCTAAAAAGCCGGCCAGTTTATTGAAAAACCTGTTGCCAAAAGAAGAGTTTGATGTAAAACTGGAATTCGACGATAAAAATGCCTTTTTTACATTGAGCAACTACAAACTGATCTGTCGTTTGGTAGAAGGAAATTACCCAACTTATAACTCGGTAATTCCTACCAACAATCCAAACAAAATGATCATCGATCGTCTGAATTTCTTCAACACCGTAAAACGTGTTTCTGTATTCTCGAACCAGGCGAGCAACTTGGTAAAACTGAATATTACTGACAACCAGTTAGTGGTTTCGGCACAAGATATCGACTTCTCTATTTCGGCAGTTGAACGCATCAATTGCGAATACGAAGGCGAAGAAATTGAAATTGGTTTCAAATCAACTTTCCTGCAGGAAATTTTGACCAATATTTCAACCGGCGATGTTAAAGTTGAAATGAGCGATCCAACACGTGCAGGCTTGTTACTTCCGGCAGAAAATGAGGAAGACGAAGACATGTTGATGTTGCTGATGCCAATGATGATAAACGTTTAAAAAAGTATAACGATAAACCGAAAAGGTATCCGGGAACGCAGGTTTTAGGGTACCTTTTTTAATTCATACCCACCATGAAGTTACATTTAAAAAACGCTTTGGTTTTTTTAGATCTGGAAACCACCGGAATAAACATTGTTACGGATCGAATTGTGGAGATTGCACTAATAAAAGTTAATGTTGACGGAACAGAGGAAGAAAAACTGATGCGCATAAATCCTGAGCAACCGATTCCGATTGAAGCATCTTTGATCCACGGAATTTACGACGAGGATGTTAAAGACGCACCAACTTTTAAAGAGGTGGCAAAAACGTTGGCAAAATTTATGGAAGGATGCGATCTGGCAGGTTTTAATTCCAATCGTTTTGATATTCCGTTACTGGCCGAAGAGTTTTTACGTGCCGAGGTGGATGTTGATTTTAAAAAGCGCAAATTTATTGATGTGCAGGCCATTTTCCACAAAATGGAAAAACGTACACTGGCAGCGGCATACAAATTTTATTGTAACCAGGAATTAACCGATGCGCACAGTGCCATGGCCGATACAAAGGCAACTTACGAAGTGCTGAAATCGCAGCTCGATAAATACAAAGGTGTGGAGTATGAAGATGCTAAAGGAAAAAAATCAACTCCGATTGAAAACGATGTAAATAAGTTGAGCGAATTCTCGTCGTACGACCGCAATGTTGATTTTGTAGGCCGCATTGTTTACGATGAAAATGGTGTTGAGGTATTTAATTTCGGTAAGAACAAAGGAGTGCCGGTTGAGCAGGTTTTACAAGAACAACCCGGTTACTTTGGCTGGATTTTAAACAGCGAATTTCCGCTGTATACTAAAAAAGTACTTACGCAGTTAAAATTAAAAATGATGAGCAAGTAAAGCTTGTCATTTCGAAGGAGGAACGACTGAGAATTGAAAATCAGCGGAGCTAAATCTGTTACAGATTTCCCGCTGTGCTCGAAATGACAGTGTAATTGTAAAGCTTTGAATCATGAAAATAATTTGCATAGGAAGAAATTACGTGGCTCATGCCAGGGAGCTGGGCAATGACGTACCCGAAGAACCCATATTTTTCATGAAGCCGGATACGGCCTTATTGAGGAATAATGATCCGTTCTATATCCCGGACTGGACCAACGAGGTGCATCACGAAATTGAGTTGGTGATCAAGATAAATCGTATTGGCAAAAACATTGAGAAACGCTTTGCCCACCGTTATTATGATGAGGTTGGCTTGGGAATCGATTTCACGGCCCGCGATGTGCAGGCGAAGCTTAAAGCAAAAGGACTGCCCTGGGAAAAAGCCAAAGCTTTTGATAAGTCGGCGGTGTTGAGTAATACTTTTTTGCCCAAATCAATTTTCCCCGATCAGGAGGCAATCGGTTTTCGGTTGGACATAAATGGCGATACGGTTCAGGAATCACATTCGGGATTGATGATCTTTGATTTTGATGAGTTGATTGCTCATATCTCAAAATACGTCACCCTTAAAATTGGTGACCTGATTTACACCGGAACACCCGCAAATGTTGGTCCGGTTGCCATCGGCGATCGTTTGGAAGGGTATCTGGAGGACAAGAAATTGTTTGATTTTGAAGTTAAGTAAGTCCATTAAAAATATTTCTTACCCCGGCTTTTAAGCCGGGGTTTATTATATCCTGTAAACCGGGCTTTAGCCCTTAATTTTGTAAAATGGAAAATTATCACTTTGAATTAGAAATGCAGGTACGCGATTACGAATGCGACATTCAGGGAATTGTAAATAACGCTGTTTACCAAAACTACCTGGAACATACTCGTCATAAATTTTTGAACCATGTTGGGCTCGATTTTGCCAAACTCCACGACGAGGGAATCGACGCAGTGGTTATAAAAGCCGAGTTGGAATACAAATTTCCGTTACGTCCCGGCGACGACTTTTTAGTTCGTTTGAAGATAGGAAAACAAGGTCGTTTACGCATTGTGTTTTTGCAGGAGGTAATTCGTAAAACCGATGAAAAACTGATGATAAAAGGCCGTATTACTTCAGTTCTTACACGAAATGGCCGGCCACTGTCACCCGAAATTCTGGAAAGTAAATTTAAAGAGGCTGGAATTGTTATTGAGGAAGTTTAAATTAGTTTCTCTTCAATACGAAATTCTTTTGCTTCAATACCATTGGTTTTTAGCGCCGATTTAAATCCTTCGTTCATCATTCGTCCCAGGCGCATTGGCATATCCAAAAGGGCAGGGTAGGTGGTTTTGTCATCGGGTTTGTTATAAAAGTGAACACAGCTTTTTACATCCGACGAAAGATAGATGCGGCAGGCCATCGGGCGTGCATCATAAGCCATGCAGGTTTTTTCTTTTAATAAAGGACAAGCGTATTTGGCATTCATCAATTCATCGCCTTTCAAGTGTCCGAGTTTGTCTTGTTTTTGTTTTGCTTTTTCCTGAATGTATGATACGGTTTCAGCGTCAAACATTTTATTTACGTTAGCCTTTAAATACTCCAGCTCGTAATCCAGCGCAAATACCGGTTGATGACAACACCAGCTGCAGCCTCGTTTGCAATCTATACTTTGATTTTGTTGCCGGGCATAAACAAACAACGAATCAATCAATCCGTCGATGGCCGCATACATTTCTTTTAATGATTGATGCAACGCGTCCTGCTCCATGTTCGCCTCAACAGCTTTCATAGCCAATTGATAACCATCGTGAAAAAAGGCTTTTTCGAGTTGTTCAAATTGTGGATTTGTGGTCATAGTAATATTTTTGTTTAAAATATTGAATTTACGATTCAAAAACAATACTTAAATGACTTTGGGAAATGAAAAATAAAATTTTCCAGTAATTATAGTTGTCTTGGAACGGTCTATTGTTGCTCGATTTTTAGTCGTTTAAAATAATCCTTTGCTGCCCGTTTTACGTGTGGCGATAAAAGTATGGTTGTAATTACAGTAGGGAATGCCATTAGTGCAAAAGCAATGTCGATTAAACCAATGATTGTGCGCAGATTTGCCACAGCTCCCAGCAGAATAACAGCAACAAAAACGTAATTGTAAATGTGCTGGTATTTGGTTCCGGCAACGAAACCCAGGCATTTTACCCCATAATACGGAAAGGCAAACATAGTTGACATACTAAAGAAAATGGCACAAATGGAGAGAATGTATTTTCCGAAAACCGGGATGGCCGAATCGAAAGCATGGGCTGTAAGCGTAATCCCATCGGCGCTATTTTCCACCCATGTATTGGTTACAATAATGGCGAGAGCTGTCATGGTGCAAACTACAATGGTATCGATAATTGGTCCGAGCATGGCCACCAAACCTTCGCGAATAGGCTCGTTGGTTTTTGCGGCTCCGTGCGCCATTGGAGCAGTTCCCAGTCCGGCCTCGTTTGAAAATGCTGCACGACGCACACCTGTAATTATTATGGCACCCAGCGATCCGCCTAAAACTGCATTGCCGGTAAAAGCATCTTCGAAAATTGTTCTAAAGGCAGGAATAATAGCAGAGGGATATGAGAAAATTACGTAAAGCACCGTCACTGTATAGACAACAACCATGGTGGGCACAAGTCTTCCGGTAACTTTACCAATACGTTTAATGCCGCCAATAACAACTAAACCAACAATTATAGCGATAACAATTCCGGTAACAAGATCGGTAGTAAAGGAGCCACTAACATTCTTGGGAACCAAAACCACATCGCGAATCATTTGGGTAAGCTGATTAGCCTGAAATAGCGGAGAAACGCCAATCATGGCCATTATGGCAAAAAAGACGGCAATTGGTTTCCACTTTTTACCCAATCCTTCGGTGATGTAATACATGGGGCCACCCTGTATTTCGCCTGCATCGTCTTTTCCGCGAAACATAACGGCCAGCGAACAGGTAAAAAACTTGGTGCTGATACCAAGAAGGGCCGAAACCCACATCCAAAAGATCGCACCCGGTCCGCCCATGGTAATAGCAACCGCTACTCCGCTTATATTTCCCATGCCAACAGTTCCGGCAAGGGCTGTAGATAGTGCCTGGTAGTGCCGCAATTGTCCGGCTTCGTTCGGATCGTCGTATTTTCCGGTTAAAATGGAAAGTGCATGACCAATGTAACGCAGTGGTGCCAATCGCGAATACACCAAAAAGTAAAATCCGCCACCAAGTAGTAAAATTAAAACAGGAGTTCCCCAAATGCCATCGGAGATTTTTATAATGAGTTCACCAAGATTTTCAAACATCCCGCTAAGAAATGTAAAACTTATCAATTATCAAACAGCAGAATGAAAGATAAAAGTCAGGTTTTGTGATAAAATGATCGAAATGATTCTGAAGATAAAGATGTTGCAAAAAATGTAAAGAATACTTGACTTTTTCAGAAATGTAAAGTATGTTTGTCATATTGAACAGTAAAGTTTACACAAATGGAAGCCTACAGCATAATCGTTTTTTGTATTTACATCGGATTACTTTATTACATCATTCCATCCTCCGCTTTAAATTTTGATTTATATGAGCGTAAATTTCGTTTGTTACCTCACTGGTTTAAACTAGTGGCATTAATCTTTACGACTGTTGCTTTATTGGCAATATTCATTTTTCAAAACTCAGTAGTAAACAAGAATGAAATGATAATTTCAGTTTTTAACCTGGCATTATTCTTAATATTCTTCTCGAAACAAAAGACCGAAGACGAATTCTCCGAACAAGTTAGGTTTAAAGCCTTTTCCTATTCGTTTGTAGGTTTTGTTGCAATGTGCTGTGCATTGGGAGCTTCACGAATTAATGACTCCGATGGCAGAGAGTGGAGCAATTTTATCATTCAGGCCTTTATAGGAGGGGGATTGCTAATTGCAACCCTCTACTTTTATTTTACCCTTTATAAACTACGAAAAGAGAATAATTAATTATGGAAACCGAATCAATCCTATTGGGAATAGCCGCAGCTTTGTTTATTCTTGTTGCCGGTTGGATATTCAAAGATAAGTCTGAGAGCTATGTTTTTAAAACGCTAAACTTACTCCCGCGTTGGATGAAATATGTTGGGTTAATATGGGTGATTTTGTCCGTGATTCTCTCAATTATTTTTGATTTTATGTTTGACGTAAATAATATCTTGGGAATACAATCTGCAAATATTGGGTTGTTGGTGATTTGCTTTTCGAAAGATAGGGTAGAAGATGAGATGACAAACAATCTTCGTTTGAAATCTTTCTATAAAAGTGCTATTCTTGGATTTGCATTTATGATGATTATGGATTTTGTTGAACTATTGCTTGGAGGTGAGTCATTTATGTCATCATACGTATTAGTTGCAATTATATTATCTATGTATCTGTTTACTTTTTATGCAATAAAATCAAAAATAAGAAGTGCAGAATAGGCTTAAAATAGAACGTGCTATTAAAAACCTCACACAAGACGACCTGGCTAAATTGATTGGTGTTTCGCGGCAAACCATTAATTCAATCGAAAAGGGGAGGTATGTACCCTCAACTGTTTTAGCCCTTAAAATCTCTGAAATATTCGAAAAGCCAGTGAATGAAATTTTTGAACTGGATGATTCAGACTGAATAGATTTCTTGCAGATTTCTCGGATTACGCTGAATCTTTTGGGAGACTCATCTGCGAAAATCAGCGTAATCTGCGAGAAATATTCTTATTTCAACTGTATTTGCACAAATACCGGCAAATGATCTGATGGAGATCGGTTTTCGTAAGTATCGCTGATGGCTGCGTATTCCAACACCTTAATTTTATCGTTCACAAAAATG
It contains:
- a CDS encoding acyl-CoA thioesterase: MENYHFELEMQVRDYECDIQGIVNNAVYQNYLEHTRHKFLNHVGLDFAKLHDEGIDAVVIKAELEYKFPLRPGDDFLVRLKIGKQGRLRIVFLQEVIRKTDEKLMIKGRITSVLTRNGRPLSPEILESKFKEAGIVIEEV
- a CDS encoding fumarylacetoacetate hydrolase family protein, with product MKIICIGRNYVAHARELGNDVPEEPIFFMKPDTALLRNNDPFYIPDWTNEVHHEIELVIKINRIGKNIEKRFAHRYYDEVGLGIDFTARDVQAKLKAKGLPWEKAKAFDKSAVLSNTFLPKSIFPDQEAIGFRLDINGDTVQESHSGLMIFDFDELIAHISKYVTLKIGDLIYTGTPANVGPVAIGDRLEGYLEDKKLFDFEVK
- a CDS encoding YkgJ family cysteine cluster protein — its product is MTTNPQFEQLEKAFFHDGYQLAMKAVEANMEQDALHQSLKEMYAAIDGLIDSLFVYARQQNQSIDCKRGCSWCCHQPVFALDYELEYLKANVNKMFDAETVSYIQEKAKQKQDKLGHLKGDELMNAKYACPLLKEKTCMAYDARPMACRIYLSSDVKSCVHFYNKPDDKTTYPALLDMPMRLGRMMNEGFKSALKTNGIEAKEFRIEEKLI
- a CDS encoding helix-turn-helix transcriptional regulator; amino-acid sequence: MQNRLKIERAIKNLTQDDLAKLIGVSRQTINSIEKGRYVPSTVLALKISEIFEKPVNEIFELDDSD
- a CDS encoding alanine/glycine:cation symporter family protein encodes the protein MFENLGELIIKISDGIWGTPVLILLLGGGFYFLVYSRLAPLRYIGHALSILTGKYDDPNEAGQLRHYQALSTALAGTVGMGNISGVAVAITMGGPGAIFWMWVSALLGISTKFFTCSLAVMFRGKDDAGEIQGGPMYYITEGLGKKWKPIAVFFAIMAMIGVSPLFQANQLTQMIRDVVLVPKNVSGSFTTDLVTGIVIAIIVGLVVIGGIKRIGKVTGRLVPTMVVVYTVTVLYVIFSYPSAIIPAFRTIFEDAFTGNAVLGGSLGAIIITGVRRAAFSNEAGLGTAPMAHGAAKTNEPIREGLVAMLGPIIDTIVVCTMTALAIIVTNTWVENSADGITLTAHAFDSAIPVFGKYILSICAIFFSMSTMFAFPYYGVKCLGFVAGTKYQHIYNYVFVAVILLGAVANLRTIIGLIDIAFALMAFPTVITTILLSPHVKRAAKDYFKRLKIEQQ